TCGTGGGCCGTGAAGCCGTGGTCCTCGGAGTGGTCGTGGTCGTGCTCGTGCTCGGCCGTGGCCATCCCGATGAACAGGGCCGAGAGGATCGTGAACACGTAGGCCTGGATGAACGCGACCAGCAGCTCGAGGGCGTAGACGAACAGCGTCAGCCCGAGCGCGGGGATCGAGGTGCCGTAGCCGGCCGCGGCGCTCATCCCGCCCACGATGAAGATGAGCCCGATGAGGTTGAGGATCACGAGGTGCCCCGCCACCATGTTGGCGAAGAGCCGGACGGCCAGGGCGAACGGCTTCGTGAACAGGCCCAGGATCTCGATCGGGATCAGGATGGGCTTGAGGAAGACCGGGATGCCGGGGGGCCACAGGATGTGCATCCAGTAGTCCTTCGTCCCGGCGAACTGCGTGATGACGAACGTGAACAGGGCCAGGACGGCCGTCACCGTGATGTTCGCCGTCGCCGTCGCCCCGAACGGGACGAGACCGAGCAGGTTGGCGATGAGGATGAAGAAGAAGACCGTCAGGAGGTACGGGAGGTACTTGTCGGTCTTCGCGCCCAGGTTCGGCCGCGCGATCTCGTCGCGGACGTAGATCACGAGCGTCTCCAGGACATTCTGGAGCCGGCCCTTCGGCGCGCTCGTCCGCCCGACGCCGCGCTTGTACTTGTTCGCCATCGGGACGAACAGCAGGAACAGGACGCCGATGGCGATGAAGATGAACACGAGGTGTCGCGAGATCGAGAGGTCGATCAGGATCGAGCCCTCGGTCGCGACCAAGTGGGCGTCGTAAGGCGCCTCGGCCTCGACGGCCTCGCCGAGGATCTCCTCGGCGTTGGCCTCCTGCAGCTCCTCGGGGTCGAGGTCGCCGTCCACCAACCCGGCCCCTTCGGTGTCCGCCTCCGCCTCGGCCTGGTGGCCGGTGCCCTCCCCGTGGCCGCCTTCGAGGTGCGTCTCGATCCCGTAGCGTCCCGAGGCCACGGCGGCCGTCGAGGACCCGAACACGTCGAACGCGAGCGAGCCGTCGGCCCGGCGGGTCAGGAAGATGCGCGGGAGCTCGACCTTCCCGATCGGCGAGAAGTCGAGGTAGTACCCGTCGGCCGTGTGGTGGACGGCGTCGAGCTCCTCGCCCTCGGCCGCCGAGGCGGGGGCCGTGGCGACGGCGGCGACCGTCAGGAGCAGGACGAAGCGTAGGGCGGTCCGCATGCGGAGAGTCTTAGGCGTCGGCCTGGGGCCGGGTCTGGCCGGACGACCGGCCGAGGACGAGGGCGACCTCCACGAGGAGGCCGCCGACGAAGAGGACCCCGAGCCCGCCGACGAACGCGCCGCGGTGGACCGGCACGAGGGCGAGCACGAGGGCGACGGCCGCCAGCACGACGGCCATCCGCACGACCATCCCGCCGAGGACGAGGTGGAGCGCCCGCTCGGAGGCGCCGTCCATCGCCTTGCGGGCCGTCCA
This sequence is a window from Rubrivirga marina. Protein-coding genes within it:
- the atpB gene encoding F0F1 ATP synthase subunit A, which gives rise to MRTALRFVLLLTVAAVATAPASAAEGEELDAVHHTADGYYLDFSPIGKVELPRIFLTRRADGSLAFDVFGSSTAAVASGRYGIETHLEGGHGEGTGHQAEAEADTEGAGLVDGDLDPEELQEANAEEILGEAVEAEAPYDAHLVATEGSILIDLSISRHLVFIFIAIGVLFLLFVPMANKYKRGVGRTSAPKGRLQNVLETLVIYVRDEIARPNLGAKTDKYLPYLLTVFFFILIANLLGLVPFGATATANITVTAVLALFTFVITQFAGTKDYWMHILWPPGIPVFLKPILIPIEILGLFTKPFALAVRLFANMVAGHLVILNLIGLIFIVGGMSAAAGYGTSIPALGLTLFVYALELLVAFIQAYVFTILSALFIGMATAEHEHDHDHSEDHGFTAHDVAVSQSNGYQEVHKEHERTVGTEAVMAFSAPSA
- a CDS encoding ATP synthase subunit I, with translation MTVTTSLLLGALLGAANAAAAAWTARKAMDGASERALHLVLGGMVVRMAVVLAAVALVLALVPVHRGAFVGGLGVLFVGGLLVEVALVLGRSSGQTRPQADA